The Antennarius striatus isolate MH-2024 chromosome 11, ASM4005453v1, whole genome shotgun sequence genome window below encodes:
- the oga gene encoding protein O-GlcNAcase isoform X1, with protein MVQKDKTPETPPVDVEQNVIPVSGEACVEAPGPVESSVAVEPSGHRKFISGVVEGFYGRPWTMEQRKELFRRQQKWGLNTYLYAPKDDYKHRMFWRELYSVEEAEQLMTLISAAKEYGIEFIYAISPGLDITFSNQKEVAALKRKLDQVTHFGCKSFALLFDDIDHNMCPADKEVFSSFAHAQVSITNEIYQYLGEPETFLFCPTEYCGTFCYPNVPQSPYLHTVGEKLLPDIDVLWTGPKVVSKDISVESIEEVSKIVKRAPVIWDNIHANDYDQKRLFLGPYKGRSTELIPRLKGVLTNPNCEFESNFVAIHTLATWYKSNMNGVRKDVVMTDGEDSTVSIQIKLENEGSDEELETDMLYSPQLALKLALTEWLGEFCVPRQYNSRQVPQSGAKGTAVVDVSSMAAPSLCSSTTVTTVFQQPIMSPAMPPLCLDPLSHTMVKRPQEEDEVEVEKKYSDEEPMEMVVEKMVDEPEAEADAEEKHIVPILADKMTEDLKPMDTDKESLTESKSLEESIQEDSGSDIAPMQTDDQPKQDVFVPGPNEKPLFIAEPLALEDLSLLAELFYLPYEHGNKGMQMLREFNWLRANSSVVSVNCKRKDTEKVAEWQSRAEKFEEMCCSVIQMFTRLSNTANRTILYDLYPYIWDIKSIISMVKSFVQWLDGRILSTSFYCYWIDSGRWCRSQSSAQFLRGDQEPWAFRGGLAGEFQRLLPIDGANDLFYQPPPSLPTSKLYSIRPYFPKDEAAVYKICKEMYCEGLEDVPFSDEDSDLIGDRLVGGLLSLSSEYGFVLEDDEGICGYALATVDVKPFLTKCNLSWIPFMQEKYNKPDSEKDLTEAEKMMLSFHEEEEGLPDSFLSNFPSLIKVDIHAKVTDPSVAKSMMGCLLSSLKANGSLGAFCKVRQSDKRMLDFYSKLGCFEVAKMEGFPKDVIIMGRSL; from the exons ATGGTTCAGAAAGACAAGACGCCGGAGACTCCTCCAGTGGATGTTGAACAAAACGTCATCCCGGTCTCCGGAGAGGCTTGCGTTGAGGCTCCTGGCCCTGTGGAGTCCAGCGTTGCAGTCGAACCAAGTGGTCACAGGAAATTCATCAGTGGAGTTGTGGAAG GGTTTTATGGTCGGCCATGGACAATGGAGCAGAGGAAAGAATTGTTCAGAAG GCAGCAGAAATGGGGACTGAATACATATCTATATGCACCCAAAGATGACTACAAGCACAGGATGTTCTGGAGAGAGCTGTACTCGGTGGAAGAAGCAG AGCAACTGATGACTTTAATTAGTGCTGCGAAGGAGTATGGGATAGAGTTCATATACGCCATTTCACCTGGACTGGACATTACCTTCTCCAATCAGAAAGAAGTTGCTGCACTTAAGAGGAAACTTGATCAG GTCACACACTTTGGCTGCAAGTCATTTGCCTTACTTTTTGATGATATTGACCACAACATGTGTCCTGCTGACAAGGAAGTGTTCAGTTCATTTGCACATGCTCAGGTTTCCATTACCAATGAAATCTACCAGTATTTGGGAGAACCTGAAACCTTCCTCTTCTGTCCCACGG AATACTGCGGAACATTCTGCTATCCAAATGTCCCCCAGTCTCCTTATCTCCATACAGTAGGAGAGAAGTTACTGCCAGACATTGACGTATTGTGGACGG GACCCAAGGTGGTGTCCAAAGATATCTCTGTTGAGTCTATTGAGGAGGTATCAAAGATTGTAAAGAGAGCTCCTGTGATCTGGGATAACATTCATGCTAATGACTATGATCAGAAGAGGCTTTTCTTGGGTCCATACAAAGGCCGCTCCACAGAGCTCATACCAAGACTGAAAGGAGTCCTGACCAACCCTAACTGCGAGTTTGAGTCTAATTTTGTAGCCATCCACACTCTGGCCACCTGGTACAAGTCGAACATGAATGGGGTGCGCAAGGATGTGGTGATGA CGGATGGAGAGGACAGCACAGTGTCCATCCAGATAAAATTAGAGAATGAAGGGAGTGATGAAGAACTGGAGACAGACATGCTCTACAGCCCACAGCTTGCTCTAAAACTGGCTCTCACAGAATGGCTGGGGGAATTTTGTGTTCCTCGTCAATACAACA GCCGACAGGTGCCTCAGAGTGGTGCCAAAGGCACGGCTGTTGTCGACGTGTCGTCCATGGctgctccttctctctgctcttCCACAACGGTCACCACAGTGTTCCAGCAGCCCATCATGTCTCCAGCCATGCCACCTCTTTGTCTGGATCCACTCTCACACACCATGGTAAAAAGACCTCAAGAAGAGGATGAG GTGGAAGTGGAGAAGAAATATTCAGATGAAGAGCCAATGGAAATGGTGGTGGAAAAAATGGTGGATGAGCCTGAAGCAGAAGCTGACGCAGAGGAGAAGCATATTGTTCCCATCCTGGCTGATAAAATGACAGAGGACCTAAAACCTATGGACACAGACAAAGAGAGTCTCACAGAGTCAAAGTCCCTAGAGGAATCTATCCAGGAGGACTCTGGGAGTGATATCGCTCCTATGCAGACGGATGATCAGCCCAAACAG GATGTTTTTGTGCCAGGGCCCAACGAGAAACCTCTGTTCATTGCGGAGCCTCTTGCTCTTGAAGACCTGAGCTTGCTTGCAGAGCTCTTCTACCTGCCTTATGAACATGGAAACAAGGGCATGCAGATGTTGAGGGAGTTCAACTGGCTACGAGCTAACAGCAGTGTTGTCAGTGTCAACTGCAAAAGAAAGGACACAGAAAAG GTAGCAGAATGGCAATCAAGGGCGGAGAAGTTTGAGGAGATGTGCTGCTCAGTCATCCAGATGTTTACACGGTTGTCCAATACAGCCAACCGCACCATCCTGTACGATCTCTATCCGTACATCTGGGACATCAAGAGCATCATTTCTATGGTCAAGTCTTTTGTCCAGTGGCTAG ATGGAAGAATCCTCAGTACAAGTTTCTACTGCTATTGGATCGACAGTGGCCGAT GGTGTCGTAGTCAGTCCTCAGCACAATTCCTTAGAGGAGACCAAGAGCCCTGGGCCTTTAGGGGAGGTCTAGCAGGAGAGTTCCAG AGATTGTTGCCAATAGATGGGGCAAATGATCTTTTCTACCAGCCGCCACCTTCATTGCCGACCTCCAAACTCTATTCCATAAGGCCTTACTTTCCCAAAGATGAG gCTGCAGTTTATAAAATCTGTAAAGAAATGTACTGTGAAGGGCTGGAGGATGTACCGTTTTCTGATGAGGATTCGGACCTCATAGGAGACAG gttGGTAGGAGGCCTCCTCTCTCTGAGCTCAGAGTATGGCTTTGTGTTAGAGGATGATGAAGGAATATGTGGGTACGCTCTTGCTACCGTCGACGTTAAACCTTTCCTTACGAAATGCAACTTGAGCTGGATTCCATTTATGCAAGAGAAATACAACAAGCCTGACTCTGAGAAGGACCTCACAGAGGCAGAG AAGATGATGCTGAGTTtccatgaagaagaggagggtctTCCAGACTCTTTCCTCTCCAATTTCCCCTCTCTCATTAAAGTTGACATTCATGCCAAAGTGACTGACCCAAGTGTGGCCAAAAGCATGATGGGATGTCTTCTGTCTTCTCTCAAAGCTAATG GGTCCCTTGGTGCATTCTGTAAGGTTCGACAGAGCGATAAGAGAATGTTGGACTTCTATAGTAAACTGGGATGTTTTGAAGTGGCCAAAATGGAAGGATTTCCCAAAGACGTCATCATTATGGGACGCAGCCTATGA
- the oga gene encoding protein O-GlcNAcase isoform X2: MVQKDKTPETPPVDVEQNVIPVSGEACVEAPGPVESSVAVEPSGHRKFISGVVEGFYGRPWTMEQRKELFRRQQKWGLNTYLYAPKDDYKHRMFWRELYSVEEAEQLMTLISAAKEYGIEFIYAISPGLDITFSNQKEVAALKRKLDQVTHFGCKSFALLFDDIDHNMCPADKEVFSSFAHAQVSITNEIYQYLGEPETFLFCPTEYCGTFCYPNVPQSPYLHTVGEKLLPDIDVLWTGPKVVSKDISVESIEEVSKIVKRAPVIWDNIHANDYDQKRLFLGPYKGRSTELIPRLKGVLTNPNCEFESNFVAIHTLATWYKSNMNGVRKDVVMTDGEDSTVSIQIKLENEGSDEELETDMLYSPQLALKLALTEWLGEFCVPRQYNSRQVPQSGAKGTAVVDVSSMAAPSLCSSTTVTTVFQQPIMSPAMPPLCLDPLSHTMVKRPQEEDEVEVEKKYSDEEPMEMVVEKMVDEPEAEADAEEKHIVPILADKMTEDLKPMDTDKESLTESKSLEESIQEDSGSDIAPMQTDDQPKQDVFVPGPNEKPLFIAEPLALEDLSLLAELFYLPYEHGNKGMQMLREFNWLRANSSVVSVNCKRKDTEKVAEWQSRAEKFEEMCCSVIQMFTRLSNTANRTILYDLYPYIWDIKSIISMVKSFVQWLGCRSQSSAQFLRGDQEPWAFRGGLAGEFQRLLPIDGANDLFYQPPPSLPTSKLYSIRPYFPKDEAAVYKICKEMYCEGLEDVPFSDEDSDLIGDRLVGGLLSLSSEYGFVLEDDEGICGYALATVDVKPFLTKCNLSWIPFMQEKYNKPDSEKDLTEAEKMMLSFHEEEEGLPDSFLSNFPSLIKVDIHAKVTDPSVAKSMMGCLLSSLKANGSLGAFCKVRQSDKRMLDFYSKLGCFEVAKMEGFPKDVIIMGRSL, encoded by the exons ATGGTTCAGAAAGACAAGACGCCGGAGACTCCTCCAGTGGATGTTGAACAAAACGTCATCCCGGTCTCCGGAGAGGCTTGCGTTGAGGCTCCTGGCCCTGTGGAGTCCAGCGTTGCAGTCGAACCAAGTGGTCACAGGAAATTCATCAGTGGAGTTGTGGAAG GGTTTTATGGTCGGCCATGGACAATGGAGCAGAGGAAAGAATTGTTCAGAAG GCAGCAGAAATGGGGACTGAATACATATCTATATGCACCCAAAGATGACTACAAGCACAGGATGTTCTGGAGAGAGCTGTACTCGGTGGAAGAAGCAG AGCAACTGATGACTTTAATTAGTGCTGCGAAGGAGTATGGGATAGAGTTCATATACGCCATTTCACCTGGACTGGACATTACCTTCTCCAATCAGAAAGAAGTTGCTGCACTTAAGAGGAAACTTGATCAG GTCACACACTTTGGCTGCAAGTCATTTGCCTTACTTTTTGATGATATTGACCACAACATGTGTCCTGCTGACAAGGAAGTGTTCAGTTCATTTGCACATGCTCAGGTTTCCATTACCAATGAAATCTACCAGTATTTGGGAGAACCTGAAACCTTCCTCTTCTGTCCCACGG AATACTGCGGAACATTCTGCTATCCAAATGTCCCCCAGTCTCCTTATCTCCATACAGTAGGAGAGAAGTTACTGCCAGACATTGACGTATTGTGGACGG GACCCAAGGTGGTGTCCAAAGATATCTCTGTTGAGTCTATTGAGGAGGTATCAAAGATTGTAAAGAGAGCTCCTGTGATCTGGGATAACATTCATGCTAATGACTATGATCAGAAGAGGCTTTTCTTGGGTCCATACAAAGGCCGCTCCACAGAGCTCATACCAAGACTGAAAGGAGTCCTGACCAACCCTAACTGCGAGTTTGAGTCTAATTTTGTAGCCATCCACACTCTGGCCACCTGGTACAAGTCGAACATGAATGGGGTGCGCAAGGATGTGGTGATGA CGGATGGAGAGGACAGCACAGTGTCCATCCAGATAAAATTAGAGAATGAAGGGAGTGATGAAGAACTGGAGACAGACATGCTCTACAGCCCACAGCTTGCTCTAAAACTGGCTCTCACAGAATGGCTGGGGGAATTTTGTGTTCCTCGTCAATACAACA GCCGACAGGTGCCTCAGAGTGGTGCCAAAGGCACGGCTGTTGTCGACGTGTCGTCCATGGctgctccttctctctgctcttCCACAACGGTCACCACAGTGTTCCAGCAGCCCATCATGTCTCCAGCCATGCCACCTCTTTGTCTGGATCCACTCTCACACACCATGGTAAAAAGACCTCAAGAAGAGGATGAG GTGGAAGTGGAGAAGAAATATTCAGATGAAGAGCCAATGGAAATGGTGGTGGAAAAAATGGTGGATGAGCCTGAAGCAGAAGCTGACGCAGAGGAGAAGCATATTGTTCCCATCCTGGCTGATAAAATGACAGAGGACCTAAAACCTATGGACACAGACAAAGAGAGTCTCACAGAGTCAAAGTCCCTAGAGGAATCTATCCAGGAGGACTCTGGGAGTGATATCGCTCCTATGCAGACGGATGATCAGCCCAAACAG GATGTTTTTGTGCCAGGGCCCAACGAGAAACCTCTGTTCATTGCGGAGCCTCTTGCTCTTGAAGACCTGAGCTTGCTTGCAGAGCTCTTCTACCTGCCTTATGAACATGGAAACAAGGGCATGCAGATGTTGAGGGAGTTCAACTGGCTACGAGCTAACAGCAGTGTTGTCAGTGTCAACTGCAAAAGAAAGGACACAGAAAAG GTAGCAGAATGGCAATCAAGGGCGGAGAAGTTTGAGGAGATGTGCTGCTCAGTCATCCAGATGTTTACACGGTTGTCCAATACAGCCAACCGCACCATCCTGTACGATCTCTATCCGTACATCTGGGACATCAAGAGCATCATTTCTATGGTCAAGTCTTTTGTCCAGTGGCTAG GGTGTCGTAGTCAGTCCTCAGCACAATTCCTTAGAGGAGACCAAGAGCCCTGGGCCTTTAGGGGAGGTCTAGCAGGAGAGTTCCAG AGATTGTTGCCAATAGATGGGGCAAATGATCTTTTCTACCAGCCGCCACCTTCATTGCCGACCTCCAAACTCTATTCCATAAGGCCTTACTTTCCCAAAGATGAG gCTGCAGTTTATAAAATCTGTAAAGAAATGTACTGTGAAGGGCTGGAGGATGTACCGTTTTCTGATGAGGATTCGGACCTCATAGGAGACAG gttGGTAGGAGGCCTCCTCTCTCTGAGCTCAGAGTATGGCTTTGTGTTAGAGGATGATGAAGGAATATGTGGGTACGCTCTTGCTACCGTCGACGTTAAACCTTTCCTTACGAAATGCAACTTGAGCTGGATTCCATTTATGCAAGAGAAATACAACAAGCCTGACTCTGAGAAGGACCTCACAGAGGCAGAG AAGATGATGCTGAGTTtccatgaagaagaggagggtctTCCAGACTCTTTCCTCTCCAATTTCCCCTCTCTCATTAAAGTTGACATTCATGCCAAAGTGACTGACCCAAGTGTGGCCAAAAGCATGATGGGATGTCTTCTGTCTTCTCTCAAAGCTAATG GGTCCCTTGGTGCATTCTGTAAGGTTCGACAGAGCGATAAGAGAATGTTGGACTTCTATAGTAAACTGGGATGTTTTGAAGTGGCCAAAATGGAAGGATTTCCCAAAGACGTCATCATTATGGGACGCAGCCTATGA
- the npm3 gene encoding nucleoplasmin-3 has product MSLQEDEMSEVGDDGQTKLESFLFTCELSSKVPFYTFQEDEEENLEHFLELKTVCLGEGAKEESNVVEVTAMNHQGKTISVPIANLHICCLPMVSLGEFELKAPVTLRLKAGTGPVTVSGLHLIASRVEESDLSDEDDEDDDDEEDEEDEEEEITPIKPAKKKQKE; this is encoded by the exons ATGTCTTTACAGGAAGATGAAATGTCAGAGGTGGGAGATGACGGACAAACAAAGCTGGAGAGCTTCCTTTTCA CTTGCGAGCTTTCATCTAAAGTACCCTTCTACACTTTccaagaagatgaagaggagaaccTAGAGCATTTCCTCGAACTCAAAACA GTTTGTCTGGGAGAAGGTGCAAAGGAAGAGAGTAACGTGGTGGAGGTAACTGCTATGAATCATCAAGGGAAGACTATTTCAGTACCCATTGCCAATCTCCACATCTGCTGTCTGCCCATG GTGAGTCTGGGGGAATTTGAGTTAAAAGCCCCAGTAACCCTCAGGCTGAAGGCCGGGACAGGACCAGTTACTGTCAGCGGGTTACACCTCATAG CCTCACGGGTGGAAGAGTCAGACTTGTCTGATGAGGATGACGAAGACGACgacgatgaggaggatgaagaagatgaggaggaggagataacCCCCATTAAACCAgcaaagaagaaacagaaggagTAG